From Nocardia sp. NBC_00416:
TCGACACCACGCCCAGATCGTGGGTGACCATCAAGATGGCCTTGCCGTCTTCCCGGCAGATGCGGCTCAGCAGATCGAGGATCTCCTTCTGCACGGTCACGTCCAATGCGGTGGTCGGTTCGTCGCCGACCACCAGATCGGGCTGCAGCATCAGCGACAGGGCGATCACCACGCGCTGCGCCATACCACCGGACAGATTGCCGGAGTGGCCGGCCAGTACCCGCTCCGGGTCGGCGATCTCCACCCGGCGCAGCATCTGGCGCGCGGTATCGCGGATCCACGCTTTGCTCTTACCGTGTGAACGACCGACCGCGAGAAACTGCTTCTCGATGGACTGCACGGGATTGAGCGCACTCCAGGGCTGCTGTGGAATGAATCCGATATCGTTGCCCTTCACCGCGCGCAGCCCGCGCTTGCCGAGCCCGTGCAGATCGCGGCCCTGGAACAGGGACCGGCCGTTGACCATCCGGCCGGTCGAGGGCAGCATCGCGAGCGCCGCCCGCAGGGAAACGGATTTGCCCGACCCGGTCTCGCCGATGATGCCGACGAACTCGCCCGCGCGTACCTCGAAGGACACATCGTGCACGACCCGGGCGGCGGTGTCGCCGCGGCCGAATTCGACGGCCAGATCGGTG
This genomic window contains:
- a CDS encoding ABC transporter ATP-binding protein, with product MSTATAPPLLQVTDLAVEFGRGDTAARVVHDVSFEVRAGEFVGIIGETGSGKSVSLRAALAMLPSTGRMVNGRSLFQGRDLHGLGKRGLRAVKGNDIGFIPQQPWSALNPVQSIEKQFLAVGRSHGKSKAWIRDTARQMLRRVEIADPERVLAGHSGNLSGGMAQRVVIALSLMLQPDLVVGDEPTTALDVTVQKEILDLLSRICREDGKAILMVTHDLGVVSTYCDRIYVMRDGRVLESGSTRSVFSDPQHEYTQLLVAASTRYLDEPSAAAKAGVA